The genome window ACATGCGTGCGCCTCTCTGTTTTTGTGGTCTCCTTACAGAGTGTCTCTGTGAAAGAAAGCTTACACAGCTGGCTTCAGCTGAATGCAGTCCTAAAGAACTGAGTGCACTCAGTCCCCAAAACATCCCATAATCCTGTTCAGAGTGATCACAAAGATATGTCCCACAATTACTAAATCATTACATAGGATCTGCTAAGTAACTACAATGTTTTAACTAAAGGCTACTGTCCAGTTATATAGTAGTTACTGTAACCTAAAAGTAAAATGTTGCGAGGCTTCTTTTTCATAAAACGGCAGGAGATTTACATTTGTAATATCTTTAACTATTTGCGTTTGTCTGGGTGGTTAAAAAGAGGTTAAAAGGGGCAGCTGGTCTCTGGTCAGATTGTGGGGTTATTTTCTGCCTTTGTAAGGTTTGGATGTGATGGCAGGTTGGCTGGTCCTGGATCAGACCTTAGAAAGGGCCTTAAGAGGAATGCCTCCGTTTTGACTGCCTACCTGGAGGACCATCTTtgttctgtttctctcactttgtctccctgtctctcccctgtgtcTCAGGGAGCTGTCAACAAGATGCCAGGAGATGCAGGAGTCCCACAGCCCCCCCAAGACCATCCAGAAGTCCCACAGCCCCCCCAAGACCGTCGAGGAGTCCCACAGCCTTCCCAAGACCATCCAGGAGTCCCACAGCCCCCCCAAGACCGTCCAGGAGTCCCACAGCCCCCCCAAGACCGTCCAGGAGTCCCACAGCCCCCCCAAGACCGTCCAGGAGTCCCACAGCCTTCCCAAGACCGTCGAGGAGTCTGAACTCATCTGAGAAAGAGATGACTTTGcccaactgtactgtacttttCTGAAATCTGCTTCTGCTGACATTTCAGACCACTACTGTGTCTTAAGAACACACAatgatgtgtatgtctgtgtgtatgtctgtctgtgtctgtgtgtatgtctgtgtgtatgtgtgtctgtgtctgtgtgttttccagTTGTCCCCTGATGAGGCGACAGAGGAGTCGTTAGTCATTTTTTACGGCTCTGTTGCGCTACTTCTGATGCGCTACTTCTGTAGACTATCTCTTTTATTGTTTCATTTTTATTGCCTTTTGAAGTAATAAAACATTGATAAGCTCTCTAATGGCCGCTCATCATTTATTCAGCGGTGTGTCTGTGAACATCACTGGCACTCACAAAAAGGGACAGTCCTTCTGGGCTCTCTATGGGACAGTTCATATTGGGACCAGCTGCCCCCTTTTAACCACCCAGACAAACGCGAATAGTTTAAAgatatttgaaatgtaaatcTCCTGCCATTTTATGAAAAAAGAAGGCTGGCAACACTTTTTACTAGGGTACAGTAACTACTATGTAACTGGACAGTAGCCTATAGTTAAAACATTGTAGTTACTTAGCATATACTATGTAATGATTTAGTAATTGTTTCGCGGTTGTTACAAAAAAAAATTTGGGAGGGGACAACTTTTTAAATAACGGAGGATGCAGATGTTGAATATAATTTCAAAGGCGAGGGGGGCCAGATTTGCTGTTTTTTAAAAAGTGACATGCCCGATGTATAATGAAACCTACACCCCTGCTTCACATTGTCCCTCATCCTCACTCAATGTTTTTCCGATCACCCAgttgtctctctctggttccatGTCTGTGTTTTTCCGGAATGTTCCTCAGAGCGTCTCTCAGGGCATGCTGGTATTGACGGCTCTCTCAGCCACCTGTCCACCAGCTCGCTGGACGAGGGGCGTGTGCTGACCAAACCGTGGTGACCCCGGTGCCTGGCATACCGGCGAGGAGGAGAGCGTTAGCGTTCGAGCCGTAATCTCTGTCGTTTCGAGGGAGTTCTTTTCATTGAGGCTGGTCAGAGTTTTCCTTTCAGCTGGTTTTACCTTTCACGTTCTCCATTTATCATTTTATTctgtccctttttctctctttacctccccaACTTTTCCCCCTCCTTGTACCTCTTTCTCGGTGTCTCTCTACCCAATTATCAGGGCTGCCATCTacaaaaaaccttggagtgagatttggtggggccaaccaaAATGTTGCTGCCCCCCCCAGTCCATGACTGTTAGCTGGActacttggttggcgttgccttctcagcatgagaaatacaaggtatggcgtgagagcgtgtgaactggttgaaatgtgtgtgtctcacggccaatgcgtgagagttggcagccctgaagTATTTCAGtctcgctctcccctccctccaactattccctctctctccacttttctctccccatttctctctccacctctttttctttccacatctccctccctcccctattctttatctatttttctctctcccccttctaacTATATCTGTCAGTAAGCTGTTAAGGTAGTGACCTATTAAAGGCTCTGGAATGTGAGTGGACCCTCTGACCTTGTAATGGTCTGACTCGGTAGTGACAGCAGGCCTCGGAACCTGGGAAattagacggggggggggggggggggcagcgataccctctcacacacatacacacacatgcaggaccaAGATGTAAAATACCCTAAATGACTTTCGTCTAACTCTTACACTAAGAAACAGACACCAAATGCAGGCGTGAAACATTATCGCTCGATTTCTGTTATTGATGTTTTTCTCAGAAGTCTAGTAGAACAGTCTAGTGTGTTTAGGTGTACGCCACAGCAGTCTGGGCTCCCTGGTAAGGATGCTCTCTTCCATTACTGTAGAAACTTGTGGAGCTATGACAGGCCTGGGTAGGTGTATGCATGGTTGATGTTCTATCTAGCCTATCAGAAAGAAGTATGGAGAAGTCACAGCATGACTTCAACAGGAAGTGCCctggggttctgtgtgtgtgtgcacatgtgttagTGGTTGTTTTTGGTCTGGTGCCGTGTACTCTCCCTAAAAAGAACCGATAGCAAAACTCCCAGTGCAGGTAACACGGCTGTGACCACACAACCAGGAAACAACAACCGCCTCGCAAATGTCATATTCCGATCCCTGAGGGGAACAGCCGTCTGGTCACAAACAGTTCTGTGTCTGCTTGAagaggcagcagacagacagagagagagagttgatcaTTGACATGTTCTTATTTCGTAACTATTTCGctctactcccctctctcaAGTTAAGTGTAAACGGTGACTCAACGCTGCTATGAGTCATGGCTGGTAGGAAATAGGTTTAGAGCGTCAGCTTGTTAGAGCGCTTAAGTGAAAGAGCGGAGCTTTCAAGCTTTGAGTCATGGTGAATGGTACACTGAAGATAAACACtccgtcgcacacacacacacacctaccttgGATGTGGACACGGGGACACACAGACTGTTGGGCAGGAAAGGAAAGGTTGCATCTGTTTCCTGGCATTGAATGTGATGATGGGACTCGATTCAGAATGATTATCTGGCACATCTGActgtatacagacacacacacacacacacacacagatagtctAGTACACCCTCCTGCAGGCAGGCCAGATGTTGTAGCTGTAAACTCATCTGTAAAAGCAGAACTCATATGTATTAAGAGGGGACAACTCCACATGTTGTTCACATGctttgtttacacacacaagtcTCTCCTCCTTGTATCTCATCGAAACATTATTTGTTTCCAATATTCTATGTGAGTGTTTGCaaatggaggtggtggtggtggtggtgggggggggggggggtactgagaCGTATTGTTACTTTAAAGTGTCAAATTTGTCATGATGTGTGGGCCtggagtgtgggggtggggtggagtcaGGGTGTGGCCCTGAGGTCTTGAAACCTCCCATTCTTCCTGTTTCATCAACTCCATCAACTGAATAATTAATGATTTCATCATGTCATTAGCTCATTCAATAATCTTAAAAAGGTTTTGGAGACTGTGTCCACCTGAcatcagggtggggggggggatgtgtgtgtgtgtacacatgggaACACGCACTGGCACTTCTCTTGGTGTGGAGTAGAGTGTGAAACCCCCTAAAGAATTGTCGTATTTATCAAGGAGTGACTGACTAGTTATCCAGTAACATGGTAGATCCAAATATTATACACAACAAGCTCCCATCTCTTCATATTGCATCGTGAGTAATATTCTCTGTGAGGAAAGCAGACTTGTACTCACACGCGCCCACCCCAACCTGTCTGCCTCACTTGTTAGAAAAATGACACGTGgggttattttatatttattgggtgattAAAATAATGACTTAATCTTCTTCAGTTCGTTTGTGGTGCATTTAACTATGCATGACTGAATTCCATGCATGACAGTAGCTTTTTTTTGTATGGGTTTATATGTGTGGGAACAAATTATTGTGCCAACTTTTTCTCtctaccgtacacacacactgtcacacacacattggtatGTAGGagaacactgtgtcctgagctgtttcgccacacacacacacacacacacacacaggtatgttTATTAGTGTTTGACAGGAGTGCAGAGCGTGAGGTCAAGGAGGCTTGGCAGGCTGTGTTTACTCtggtaaatgtttaatcctgacCAGCGTTTACCGTCCCTGAGAGAACCTTTCTGCAGAGAATACCTCCCTTCATACATAACCTCTTACATACACGACCTCCTACATACACGACCTCCTACATACACTACGTCCTACATACACGACCTCCTACATACACTACCTCCTACATACACTACCTCTTACATACACTACCTCCTACATACActacctcctacacacactacCTCGTACATACATGACCTCCTACATACACAACCTCCTACATACACTACCTCCTACATACACTACCTCCTACATACACTACCTCCTACATACATGACCTCCTACATACACGACCTCCTGCATACACGACCTCCTACATACACTACCTCCTACATACATGACCTCCTACATACACTACCTCCTGCATACATGACCTCCTACATACACTGCCTTCCTTCATACATGACCTCCTACATACATGACCTCCTACATACACTACCTCCTGCATACATGACCTCCTACATACACTGCCTTCCTTCATACATGACCTCCTACATACATGACCTCCTACATACACTACCTCCTGCATACATGACCTCCTACATACACTACCTCCTACATACATGACCTCCTACATACATGACCTCCTACATACACGACCTCCTACATACACTACCTCCTGCATACATGACCTCCTACATACACTACCTCCTACATACATGACCTCCTACATACATGACCTCCTACATACACGACCTCCTACATACACTACCTCCTGCATACATGACCTCCTACATACACTGCTTTCCTTCATACATGACCTCCTTCATACATGACCTCCTACATACATGACCTCCTACATACACTGCCTTCCTTCATACATGACCTCCTGCATACATGACCTCCTACATACATGACCTCCTACATACACGACCTCCTACATACACTACCTCCTACATACTGTATTTTTTCTCGGATTTTTCAGCCCAGATAAATCAATGTAAACAAATatcggttgttggtttgatttgcCAGAATATAAATTGTTTGTGCAAAGTAGAGTGGACTTAGCCAACTTCTGATTTGGCATGGAAAGCTGTTATATTATAAAGTTGATATGCTTTTTGTCTCACAATTGTCATTTGCTATTGATTGATATTGATTGACTGTAGTCTTTGAGTATGAAGagagtcaggtgggagtcaggtggctgagcggtgagggaatcgggctagtaatccgaacgttgccagttcgattcccggccgtgcaaactgatgttgtgtccttgggcaaggcacttcaccctacttgcctcgggggaatgtccctgtacctactgtaagtcgctctggataagagcgtctgctaaatgactaaatgtaaatgtaagagaggtggtgtggcgtgtgtgtgtgtgtgtgtgtgtgtgtgtgtgtgtgtgtgtgtgtgtgtgtgtgtgtgtgtgtgtgtgtgtgtgtgtgtgtgtgtgtgtgtgtgtgtgtgtgtgtgtgtgtgtgtgtgtgtgtgtgtgtgtgtgtgtgtgtgtgtgtgtggggtgtgtgcatgttattACTGTCAGGTGGCTCCACAGTGCCTGGCTGAGTTGTTGTCATCAAACATTTATCAGGCTCCGCCCTCGTCTGTGAGCATCCACACTGACAGATGGAACAGAACTGGCTTGTCaggttgtacacacacacacacaaccctacgCTGTCTACCCTTTCcttatctctgtgttttatccaTATCCTCTTTTACTACACGCCTCTTTTCTTCTCGCTAACCCTCTCCAATCCCTCTATCTTTAGGTTAGGTGTGCCTAACATAGATTGTTAGGCACACCTAACAATCTATCGCACCCTAAACTAATATTCTACAAACCTATTTTGGTGAGGCTGGATGTGTAAAAACTGGTGTGCTGTGGTTGATGAAGTTATCGTGCAGGGATCTAATGCGGCTTGGCGTAGAGTAAGAATGACTCAGGGCCTATAGCAGGCTGGCCTTTACTTATTCATGTGCTGGATGTCTCCCATGgggtgggggtcggggggggggggggggggggggttgtctggCTGGGGTTATGATTGAaaggaagtccaggggcctgGAGGGAATCGCTGAAGCCGAAGAGAGATTTTTATTCCGGAGAGAATGGAGAACAGGGTGTCAACAGAAAGGGagtgttacccccccccccctcccccccttgaaAAACTAGAACGTTTTCTGTGTATGACGAAGGGATATCAGGGGAGCGGGAGGTTAAATGAAGGTGTAAATATCTCATTATAAGTtcccagttctctctctcctctgcacccAGAATGTGACTCTCGGTTCAGCCCCGATGAGCTGCAGAACCGAGCCAGGATCTCCTCGCTACGCTTTTACACTACACATAAAAACTTCATTCATTTTGTGATTGGGTTGTGATGAATCATTTTCATTAATATCTTGGGAACGGAGGAGGGAAGAtagggaggggacagagggaggggagagagggagggagggaggggggaggggggggggggggggggagggaggaggagggagagagggagagagggagagaggagagagagagagagagagagagagagagagagagagagagagagagagagagagagagagagagagagagagagagagagagagagagagagagagagagagagagagagagagagagagagagagagagagagagagagagagagagagagagagagagagagagagagagagagagagagagagaggatataggaggaagggcagggagggaggggagagagaggggatataggagggcagggagggaggggagagagagagttttccTCGGCAGGTTCATGCGATGAGGCCATGCGAGGACAAGCCTCCAGGTACCAGCTAGAGTTTCAGGCTTATCTTATACTAGCCCGGTCGTTGCCAGGAGATGGCTGCCTTATCAacctaacacacaacacagagttTGCGGACCCTCACATGATTTTAAGAATAAGGTTTAAACGACACATACGGTGCCACTATTTGACTGGCCGGTGTCTATCTCTATGAGCATCCCTGTTTACATACAAttacacacaagcgcacacacacacacacacacttgttggaCAGATGTTGCTGTCTGCCTCGTCTAATACACCCTGAGTTTATggggttgtttgtttgtttcttgttCGAAACGTTTTCATAACATCCTGCTTAGTACAGGATTACCCAAGCACAGAAACCTGAgagatgggactgtgtgtgctctgtgagaGACTGGGGACGCTACAGGACTAGATCACATGCTTCAACAGCCAGATCTTATCTACGGGATCGAAAATCTACCGCTGTTTACTATCAGTTTCAGTCACGGAGAGACAGCGATCTCCGTGACGACTGGTTATGGCATCCTGGTTATATGAGTGCAGGAGACGCTTTGACGGCCTAATCCGAAAATAAAATATGTGGATTATAGATGTAAAACCAGACTAAATTGTCACTAAAGGGTATCCGGGAGCAGACTAATGTTATACAGGACATACTGTATTTCTGTCTGTTGTCAAACAGCTGACGTTCACACATAAGCCCCTTGCTGTGATGcctttgtctcacacacacaaacacacacactctcacacggcTCTCACAAGCAGTTATGTAAGCCTTAGAGTGTGAAGCCCTGCCTCTCGTGCCTGGCAGATCACCAGGGGGTcaccacaacagacacacacacagacacatttaatCTGATactcattcaaacacacacacacacacacaaatacacatgcacacacgcaaccAATGCCCGGACACAAAAGCAGACTTGGTGATTAACAAACAGATAAAGATGAAATCCTATTTCTAGTCAGGATCCTAATTTGACTTGCTCAGAAACCAACCGAACCACAAAAACATATTTGACTCTGTGGTCCAGGTCCAGGCCCTGCGCCAGGTCCTCTCGACTGTAACTGAACCAGACTACAGTTGATGATTGCCAAGGAACTGGAGGGAAAGTCAGTATCAACTACATGGATGAATTAAACAAGCTAGGTCAGGTGACAGGGCTAGTCTGACAACATTAGCATGAAATGATCTTAGCTAAGTATCCTTCCATTAAACTTTACTTTCAGGCACTCTTGCTTATCTTTAGgctacctctctctatccctctgaaAACCCCCTGCCCCCGTTCGGTCACAACCTACATGTTTTAACTCCATATTGCAACAGATGATGGTTTGAACTACAGTGCCTCAATGCCTCAGACTCGACCGATCACTGCCCCTGCATTGCGTACagctgagaggaggagtgttGGTCAATGTGGCAATGCTAATTATAAAGCACTTAGAAAAGCCGCTGCGTTCTCGCTGTCTGGCGTGGAAACTGTTATTTAACAGTTTTTGCTACCGTAATAGTCTGGAATTCGCACGGTTGGTTTGTGAACAGTCGTCGTCGCcaccacacacatgtgcactgcAGATAAGCTATTCTTACAGCATTCCGCTGTAGAACAGAGGTTCCTTTGGAAAGTTCCGTCGGCATTAGCTATACCAGACCTGTGACAGGTATGCATTTCCACTTGTCATAATTAATGCAGTAGTTTACGCGTCACTGGTTCTGAAAATCCAATTAACTACAACCGTGCATGACAAACACATCGACCAGAACATAGCAAACTGCCGAGGCGTGGGCGCTTGCACGCCAGGAATGCTGGTCAACTTCTGTCGAACATTCTCACAAGTAAACTTGATTATAGTTACCTTTCACGCACAGAACTGAACAACACAAATTGAGCATGTTTTTACACTTTAATTCCATAATTAAGTTCATGGCTATACGCTGAATGGCGCTACCGCTGTGTTATGTATCAGTGCCGGCGTAAAATCCCTAGTCTAGACATTGTTTATATAAATAATACTTGTGTGAGTCAATAGCTATAGCTTTTCACACGTGTCACCATTTTAGCATCAATTTTTCAATTATCTTAAATATTAGCTGGGTCAATAGCCAAACTAGGTATCGGTGGTACTTCAATATACACAATTCCtcatagcttttttttttgtgcattgGCAATGGGTACAGACTTGCTACTATACTGTGTGTCCATGCTGATGTACAGTAGTTTATTATTCTTGGAGAATCACACTGCCCCTGAGTTTGTAGGTTGTTTGCATACACTTTAAAGTTATTTGAGTTCTCCATCCAAGTTAAACCAGTGACTCGCACACGGGGGGATTGTCTGAGTCTTGACTATGCATTGAGCTTAGGCCGGTGTCCGAGTCCTCGTCGTTTGTGTTGCAGGTCTTGGATAGACCCCGAGCCTGCtccacccacccgctcttttccAGGGATGGCAAAATGTCAGCCTCGGTAACAACGGACTCCTCTTCAACAACCTCggtaagtttctcctccattaAATCCATTGCGTCTACTTTGGCCATCAAAGCCGTTAGCTCTTTTTCTTTCGCGTCCCATAACTCCTGGCTTAAGTCCAAATCACCCCTAATAGCCTCTAAATCCGTGTTCAAACGGAGACCGATGTATAAACTTGTGTCTAGCTGTGTTTtgattctctcctcctccactaccaAGTCGTTCTCCGATAAACTGTCAACATCTGTCTCCGCGGGCCCGGAGGTTGCGCCAGAGGACGGAGCTGCAGCAGCTGCCGTACTCAAGTCCACAGAGTCGGCTAAACTGTCTGTATCTTTGCCCGAGAGCTCATCCCGTCGTCGTTTCATCCACCTTTGGTTGAGTTCTTCTTGGATCTCACCTGTGATGCTCTCCATGAGCGCCTCGCGCTCAGTCAGCTCCTCCTGAAGCCGAATGACCTCTTCGCATCTGCGCGCGTACTCCTCAAATTGAGCGATGGCCTCCGCTGTGCACAGGATGTCCTTCTGTGCTTTCGAGACAGTTTCCGAACTCGAGTCCACCATGTATGTGTCCTGCACATAGTTTACGCCATGTCTTTTAATTCGGTCAAAGTGTACTTTAGCCTCGTACCTGTCGATCTCTCTGTCTAGTTCTGTGACCCTCTGGATCTGCTGGCGAATGGTGTGGTCCTGAGATATCACCAAGTGCACCAGGGTCTCCATTTTCTCCACAGAGGACTTGTCCTTGGTCACAGactcttctttctttttgttgATTTTGTCCAACTTTCGAAAAGCTTTTCTGACAATTCGCCGTTGCTTTTCCTGGGTGATAGCCATAGTGACCCGCGGCGCTCCTTTGAAAACGCACGGGCTGTCCTTGCTCTGAACGACGCGCGCCTCAGCACTCCTTGGTCCGTTGTTCGGTAACGACGCGTCCGTTTTCACCAGCACAAACCTCACGTTTTCCTGCTCATCCCCCCATGCGCTCCATAGACGGAGGATTTTCGTTTTGTTGGGTAAGATCCTCTCGAaccctctccatttctctacTATGCAGTAGGAATGTGGCGCGCCGGACAGCATCCCCGCGGACGCACCTTGCTGCAAGTTCTGATCTTCCAGGAGAACTTTCACAACATCGGCGCTGGTGGTGCGTTTGGATAGCCCGGAGACTAGCTTCTCCTCTCGGCACACCCAAACCGAGATTTTGCATTCGTCTGGATCCATACCTGGTCCAGGAAAGAGACGTGTTCAATAAATCCTTATTTTTTTCCCTCTTGCCTATAAACTCGTGGTCCCACTTTCCATGCCAGGAGGAAAACAGTTCACAGTTTTTTCAAAGAAGCATATCCTTCCCAATCCTCTTAGTCCTACATTGATTTCCGAGGAAGGCAGGGCGCCATCCGATACTTTATTGATGGGAACATCCCCCCCATTTTCCAATCCCAGCCGTGAGCGGTGAGAAGAGCGTCCTTCCTCGCCTTGGAGACGCAGTTCTATTCTGAGGCGAGAAGTTTGGAGCCGCACTCGAGTAGGGAACGCCCTCTGCGCGCAACgggactctctcctccccaagcTCTCCAAGcgcgctctctcgctctttctctcatgcCCAATCTatccacgctctctctctctctctctctctctctctctctctctctctctctctctctctctctctctctctctctctctctctctctctctctctctctctctctctctctctctctctctctctctctctctctctctctctctctctctctctctctctctctctctctctctctctctctctctctctctctctctctctctctctctctctctctctctcttgatcacATGACACAACAACTACTCGTaaggtttttttttctgctCTGCTGCCGAAATATATGGGCATACCATTTTTTAACTGTAGGCAGTAGTTCACAATAGGCTATGCTAATACAAACAGCATAACTAGATTTGTAAAAATGAAATAGGAACAGTATGGCATTAAAAGGGGAATATACACAATTGTCTGGATCTCCTGTTTTCTATAGCACTCATGTGTTAACCATGATTGACCTTTGACTTTTTAAGTCAGGCTATTTCAAAGTATTTTAAGGTCGAGAATATATGCATAAAAATAAACCACAAAAAACgtttttcttgtttgtttttccccGCCGGCGATTGTAGAGCAGGATTGTTGTCCCAGTGTAGGCTATGTGTACATATTAATACCCGTGCCGGGGGGATTACCCTCCGCTGACCTGGCAGGAGGTCGGGATGTCAAGTTTGTTGATGAAATACGACTATATCCCCTGGTTAAAGGTAATCACACCAGTGTGTTCTCTGTCTCCTACGTCAAACCAGGAGATTTAGACAAAGAGGATTGACAAAATAGGATAGGATATGAATGAATCAAATTA of Osmerus mordax isolate fOsmMor3 chromosome 4, fOsmMor3.pri, whole genome shotgun sequence contains these proteins:
- the LOC136942613 gene encoding ras association domain-containing protein 10-like, coding for MDPDECKISVWVCREEKLVSGLSKRTTSADVVKVLLEDQNLQQGASAGMLSGAPHSYCIVEKWRGFERILPNKTKILRLWSAWGDEQENVRFVLVKTDASLPNNGPRSAEARVVQSKDSPCVFKGAPRVTMAITQEKQRRIVRKAFRKLDKINKKKEESVTKDKSSVEKMETLVHLVISQDHTIRQQIQRVTELDREIDRYEAKVHFDRIKRHGVNYVQDTYMVDSSSETVSKAQKDILCTAEAIAQFEEYARRCEEVIRLQEELTEREALMESITGEIQEELNQRWMKRRRDELSGKDTDSLADSVDLSTAAAAAPSSGATSGPAETDVDSLSENDLVVEEERIKTQLDTSLYIGLRLNTDLEAIRGDLDLSQELWDAKEKELTALMAKVDAMDLMEEKLTEVVEEESVVTEADILPSLEKSGWVEQARGLSKTCNTNDEDSDTGLSSMHSQDSDNPPVCESLV